A section of the Methanosarcina mazei S-6 genome encodes:
- a CDS encoding type II secretion system F family protein yields the protein MNAINTLAFRIFGEKILEKEDKFALLRIKLRQAQIPLPVEQYVSTAILFSLLAGIFGGLAGLLLGSQLFRGITPESIVSMFGISNRVTRAVETPAFIESHLPFILTVIGGIILFSMISALTYGLIMAYPPMKADSRKRAINASMPHATAFLYVLQRGGGMTIYDIMKSLSKHSHLYGTTAREFGNIVRDIEYFGKDLQDSLWDSADRTPSEQFKDLVDGLISIVSSGGDITLYLKNKTDLYKSNANKEHKRFLETLGLLAEVYITVFVVGPLFLMVILVVMNMIDNGGPTQLYILVYGAIPFGTMIFLVFLDMLTGDAEKMPEEQISAIRPDSFSDVRVKPLTEVDEELLQKMEFFEKVSRVKRILLHPIRAMIDRPVYAFVVSAPVALGYFVSAYMEHGPYYGGFVETASTLDDYLYATLLILFIPYIIFHELEVRRIRQIEDQVPEFLKRLASINGTGILLADAIAITAQSNMGRLKSEIKRTVADIRWNSNLVDAMKRFEARIRTNMTRRSLSLIAKASESTGDIHQVISTVADDADIEKNLKKERSAEMFIYVFIIFVTFFVFLVIVYVLAAFFLPALDGSSNPAMSMGGFDLKEYTLLFFHAALLQGFGSGLVAGKMGSGNISSGIKHSLAMMSLSYVLFVMFI from the coding sequence ATGAACGCTATAAATACCCTGGCATTCAGGATTTTCGGAGAAAAAATTCTTGAAAAAGAAGATAAGTTTGCCCTTCTCAGGATAAAGCTTCGTCAGGCCCAAATTCCCTTGCCTGTGGAGCAGTATGTTTCAACCGCAATTTTATTTTCCCTGCTTGCGGGAATTTTTGGAGGGCTTGCAGGCTTGCTTCTCGGGAGTCAACTTTTCCGGGGAATTACTCCGGAAAGCATTGTTTCAATGTTCGGCATCTCGAACAGGGTAACCCGGGCGGTTGAGACTCCTGCATTTATCGAATCTCATCTCCCTTTTATCCTTACGGTTATAGGGGGAATCATTCTCTTTTCTATGATTTCTGCCCTTACTTACGGGCTTATCATGGCATACCCGCCCATGAAGGCTGACAGCAGGAAGCGCGCTATCAACGCATCAATGCCTCATGCAACAGCTTTTCTCTATGTCCTGCAGAGAGGCGGAGGCATGACCATCTATGATATCATGAAGTCGCTTTCGAAGCATTCCCATCTTTACGGGACCACCGCCCGTGAATTCGGGAATATTGTCAGGGATATAGAGTACTTTGGAAAAGACCTTCAGGATTCTCTCTGGGACTCTGCTGACAGGACGCCTTCTGAGCAGTTCAAAGACCTTGTAGACGGTCTGATTTCTATAGTTTCAAGCGGAGGAGACATTACTCTTTACCTGAAAAACAAGACTGACCTTTATAAATCGAATGCAAATAAGGAACACAAACGTTTCCTTGAAACCCTCGGTCTCCTGGCAGAGGTTTATATTACGGTGTTCGTTGTAGGTCCCCTTTTCCTTATGGTTATCCTCGTTGTTATGAATATGATCGATAACGGGGGCCCAACCCAGCTCTATATCCTTGTATACGGTGCAATTCCTTTCGGGACTATGATTTTCCTTGTCTTTCTGGATATGCTTACAGGAGATGCGGAAAAGATGCCTGAAGAGCAAATCTCTGCAATCAGGCCGGATTCTTTCAGCGACGTCAGGGTAAAACCGTTAACCGAAGTTGATGAAGAGCTACTTCAGAAAATGGAGTTCTTTGAAAAGGTCTCCAGAGTCAAAAGAATTCTCCTGCATCCCATAAGGGCTATGATTGACAGACCTGTATATGCTTTCGTGGTGAGCGCTCCGGTCGCCCTGGGATATTTTGTTTCTGCTTACATGGAACACGGGCCTTACTATGGAGGTTTTGTCGAGACAGCATCCACTCTTGACGACTATCTCTATGCAACTCTTCTTATTCTTTTCATTCCTTACATAATCTTCCACGAACTTGAAGTCCGCAGGATAAGGCAGATTGAGGACCAGGTTCCTGAATTCCTTAAAAGGCTTGCAAGTATCAACGGTACAGGAATTCTGCTTGCCGATGCCATTGCCATTACAGCCCAGTCAAATATGGGCAGGCTTAAATCCGAAATTAAACGTACGGTTGCGGATATCCGCTGGAATTCAAACCTTGTAGACGCTATGAAGCGTTTTGAAGCCAGGATCCGGACCAACATGACCAGACGTAGCCTGAGCCTTATTGCCAAAGCAAGCGAGTCCACAGGAGATATACATCAGGTTATCAGCACGGTTGCGGATGATGCAGATATCGAGAAAAACCTCAAGAAAGAGCGTTCTGCAGAGATGTTTATCTATGTCTTTATCATCTTTGTGACGTTCTTTGTTTTTCTGGTGATAGTATACGTGCTTGCTGCGTTCTTCCTGCCTGCACTTGACGGTTCGAGTAACCCAGCAATGTCCATGGGAGGTTTTGACCTGAAGGAATACACCCTTCTCTTCTTCCATGCAGCTCTCCTGCAGGGTTTCGGCTCAGGGCTGGTTGCAGGTAAAATGGGCTCGGGAAACATTTCCTCAGGGATCAAGCACTCCCTTGCGATGATGTCGCTGTCTTATGTGCTGTTCGTTATGTTTATCTGA
- the ablB gene encoding putative beta-lysine N-acetyltransferase: MKEELPGYWINAELKESEVKRAELIIDYYNRRIKVMDFIGRFEEIAGALKALAGTEKMGKIIVYTPPEKKDEPETCGYMEEGIIRRYYAGKDCHIYSNYPESSREISFHKEKEDRIIKNCLRKDRGTGKNQKKKKISRKKDNWKKRKEKSRLPEGYTLRPAVQADASAMASLYSQGFELYPTPLHMENYILETMHSNVLYFLVEKYGKIVSLASAEMDPKNRNAEITDCLTIPSERGKGHMKELIRALEKELSERSFLISYTLCRASAPGINAAFSSLGYAFTGRLVNNCRIGNGFEDMNIWCRML; this comes from the coding sequence ATCAAAGAAGAACTTCCCGGGTACTGGATAAATGCAGAGTTAAAGGAATCCGAAGTAAAAAGAGCCGAACTTATAATTGATTATTATAACAGAAGAATAAAAGTCATGGACTTTATCGGACGTTTTGAGGAGATTGCAGGAGCCCTCAAAGCTCTGGCAGGAACCGAAAAAATGGGAAAAATAATCGTATATACCCCTCCGGAAAAAAAGGACGAACCAGAAACCTGCGGCTATATGGAAGAAGGTATTATCAGGAGATATTATGCAGGAAAGGACTGCCACATTTATTCAAACTACCCTGAAAGCTCCAGGGAAATATCCTTCCATAAAGAAAAAGAAGACCGGATTATCAAAAATTGCCTTAGAAAAGATAGAGGGACCGGAAAAAACCAGAAAAAAAAGAAAATTTCACGGAAAAAAGATAACTGGAAAAAACGAAAAGAGAAAAGCCGGCTTCCGGAAGGGTATACGCTAAGACCTGCAGTTCAGGCTGATGCCTCTGCAATGGCAAGCCTGTACAGCCAGGGATTTGAACTATATCCCACTCCCCTGCATATGGAAAACTACATTCTCGAAACAATGCACTCAAATGTACTTTATTTCCTTGTGGAAAAATACGGAAAAATTGTAAGCCTTGCCTCAGCAGAAATGGACCCAAAAAACAGAAATGCTGAAATAACCGACTGCCTGACAATCCCTTCAGAAAGAGGGAAAGGGCATATGAAAGAGCTTATCAGAGCTCTGGAGAAAGAACTTTCAGAAAGAAGCTTCCTGATTTCCTATACCCTTTGCAGAGCTTCAGCCCCCGGAATTAATGCAGCCTTTTCTTCCCTTGGCTATGCCTTTACAGGCAGGCTTGTGAACAACTGCAGGATAGGAAACGGATTTGAGGATATGAACATCTGGTGCAGGATGTTATGA
- the kamA gene encoding lysine 2,3-aminomutase, protein MKSRIKDCFNASEEEFSDWKWQYRNRITTVEELEKLILLSDTEKRDIKKALEVFPMAISPYYASLIDPDDPECPVRLQAVPQSAELQKSSWELEDPLCEDQDSPSEESCITHRYPDRVLFLISNRCGMYCRHCTRKRRVGNREHDYSEKAIREGIEYIRMHHEVRDVLLSGGDALLVSDERLDWLLGELFSIPHVEIVRLGTRAPVTLPQRITPELCEILGKYPSVWLNTHFNHPKEITPEAKKAMNMLACAGIPLGNQSVLLRRVNDCPVIIKNLCHELLKIKTRPYYLYQCDLSFGLEHFRTSVARGIEIIEMLRGHTSGLAVPTFVVDAPGGGGKIPVGPNYLISSSDTGVTLRNYEGVICVYPEPAEYSSKCQQKCTICDKHPGLKSDTGLARLYDEENDVIALEPEGLERKQRF, encoded by the coding sequence GTGAAATCCAGGATAAAAGACTGTTTTAATGCATCCGAAGAAGAATTTTCAGACTGGAAATGGCAGTATAGAAATAGAATTACCACCGTTGAAGAACTCGAAAAACTGATTCTGCTTTCGGACACGGAAAAGAGAGACATAAAGAAAGCGCTTGAGGTTTTTCCAATGGCTATTTCCCCTTATTATGCCTCACTTATCGACCCTGACGACCCGGAATGTCCTGTAAGACTGCAGGCTGTGCCACAGTCAGCAGAGCTTCAAAAATCGTCCTGGGAACTTGAAGACCCTCTCTGTGAGGACCAGGACTCACCATCTGAAGAGAGCTGTATAACCCACAGGTACCCGGATAGGGTTCTTTTCCTAATCTCAAACCGCTGTGGGATGTACTGCAGGCACTGCACTCGCAAGCGCAGGGTCGGCAACAGAGAGCATGACTATTCTGAAAAAGCAATCCGGGAAGGAATCGAGTACATCCGGATGCACCATGAAGTAAGGGATGTGCTTCTTTCAGGAGGAGATGCCCTGCTGGTATCTGATGAAAGGCTGGACTGGCTTTTAGGTGAACTCTTCAGCATTCCTCACGTAGAGATAGTAAGGTTAGGTACAAGAGCACCTGTGACCCTGCCCCAGCGCATAACCCCGGAACTGTGCGAAATCCTTGGAAAATATCCGTCGGTCTGGCTCAATACTCATTTTAACCACCCAAAAGAGATCACTCCTGAAGCTAAAAAGGCAATGAATATGCTCGCCTGTGCTGGAATTCCACTTGGCAACCAGTCCGTACTCCTCAGAAGAGTAAATGACTGTCCGGTGATAATCAAAAACCTCTGTCACGAACTCCTGAAGATAAAGACCAGACCTTATTACCTCTATCAGTGTGACCTCTCTTTCGGGCTGGAACATTTCAGAACCTCAGTTGCAAGGGGCATAGAAATAATAGAGATGCTAAGAGGGCACACATCAGGGCTTGCAGTCCCTACTTTTGTGGTCGACGCTCCGGGAGGGGGAGGAAAAATTCCTGTCGGGCCCAATTACCTGATCTCAAGCTCGGATACAGGAGTTACTCTCAGAAACTACGAAGGGGTAATCTGCGTATATCCGGAACCTGCAGAGTACTCCTCAAAGTGCCAGCAAAAATGTACTATCTGTGATAAGCACCCAGGGCTTAAAAGTGATACAGGGCTTGCCAGGCTTTATGATGAGGAAAATGATGTTATCGCCCTTGAGCCGGAAGGACTTGAAAGAAAACAGCGTTTCTGA
- a CDS encoding monovalent cation:proton antiporter family protein: protein MATDLLTDLLIIFGLSIPVVFTFSKLKIAPLVGFLLVGILAGPFGLGLVQDLGNIEMLAEIGVILLLFTIGMEFSLRELLQLRRIVIFGGGLQLFITTLAAAFIFLILGISRETAIFLGLLVALSSTAIVLKILQEKGEIYSLHGRTSLGILIFQDVAAVMIILLIPLLAGTQGTEKSFLELIMQGFGLILFTIFSARYAVPFIMFQVAKTRNSELFLLSVVAIGLAVAWLTSMVGLSLALGAFLAGLIISESEYSIQALGNLIPFRDMFMSIFFISMGMLLDLGVLREHLPLILAATLGVLILKAAANSLSTFLIGFPLHTMILVGFSLSQVGEFSLILAKVGFTSGLITTEIYQEFLDIAVISMVLTPFIMSMGYRTTSFAESLPLPSIVKTGWYRHFKEHVPQDAPENHVIVIGFGINGRNVAAAAKSSSIPYRIIEINPETVRQEKQKGEHILYGDAAQKAVLEHAGIRAAKSVVVTAGDPVSARRVIEAARRLNPEVHIIARTHFLSELDKFHIAGADEVISDEFESSIEIFTRVLHRYLVPSSEIDSLGSTLRSDHYRMLRSPDIPRKKFCDLALDFADVEIRSIRVGELSRAAGMTIGDLNVRKKYGVSILAISRNHKLISELQAETKIHSSDILLVISPPEKLDEVKKLFEDQVG, encoded by the coding sequence ATGGCAACAGATCTTTTAACCGACTTACTCATTATTTTCGGGCTTTCTATTCCCGTAGTTTTCACCTTCTCAAAGCTGAAAATAGCTCCGCTGGTGGGTTTTTTGCTTGTTGGCATCCTTGCGGGGCCTTTTGGTTTGGGCTTGGTCCAAGATCTGGGCAATATTGAAATGCTGGCTGAGATAGGAGTCATATTGCTGCTCTTTACTATCGGGATGGAATTTTCCCTGCGTGAACTCCTGCAGCTTCGCAGAATAGTCATCTTTGGAGGAGGGTTGCAGCTTTTTATAACTACTCTTGCTGCCGCTTTTATTTTCCTCATTCTTGGAATTTCCAGAGAAACTGCAATTTTCCTCGGACTCCTGGTGGCATTGAGCAGTACGGCAATAGTCCTTAAAATCTTGCAGGAAAAAGGGGAAATTTACAGTCTTCACGGGCGGACTTCCCTGGGGATATTGATCTTCCAGGACGTAGCTGCAGTAATGATAATTCTCCTGATTCCTCTCCTTGCGGGAACTCAGGGAACGGAAAAATCTTTCTTAGAACTTATCATGCAGGGATTTGGGCTCATACTGTTTACTATATTCAGCGCCAGATATGCAGTCCCTTTTATTATGTTCCAGGTAGCAAAGACGCGTAATAGCGAACTGTTTCTCCTGAGTGTTGTGGCAATCGGACTCGCGGTTGCCTGGCTGACTTCCATGGTCGGTCTTTCTCTGGCTCTTGGAGCTTTTCTTGCCGGTCTGATCATTTCAGAGTCCGAATATTCGATCCAGGCTCTTGGGAACTTAATTCCTTTCAGGGATATGTTTATGAGCATTTTTTTCATTTCAATGGGGATGCTTCTTGATCTGGGTGTATTAAGAGAACATTTACCCTTAATACTGGCTGCAACTCTTGGAGTGCTTATTTTGAAAGCTGCAGCGAATTCCCTTAGCACTTTCCTTATAGGTTTTCCTTTGCACACCATGATCCTGGTCGGTTTCTCCCTCTCTCAGGTTGGGGAATTTTCACTGATTCTTGCGAAGGTAGGCTTTACGAGCGGGCTGATAACTACTGAAATTTATCAGGAGTTTCTAGATATCGCCGTAATTTCCATGGTACTCACTCCTTTCATAATGAGCATGGGGTATCGGACTACATCATTTGCCGAGTCTCTCCCCTTACCTTCAATAGTAAAAACCGGGTGGTACAGGCATTTTAAGGAGCACGTACCTCAAGATGCACCTGAAAATCATGTGATTGTAATAGGTTTCGGAATAAATGGGAGAAATGTCGCAGCAGCTGCAAAGTCATCTTCTATCCCCTACCGGATAATCGAGATCAATCCCGAAACCGTCAGGCAGGAGAAACAGAAAGGAGAACATATCCTTTATGGAGACGCTGCCCAGAAAGCTGTTCTGGAACATGCAGGTATCCGGGCTGCGAAATCGGTCGTTGTGACCGCAGGGGATCCGGTAAGTGCCAGAAGAGTTATTGAAGCTGCTAGGCGGCTAAACCCTGAAGTCCATATTATTGCCAGGACACATTTCCTGAGCGAGCTGGATAAATTTCATATCGCCGGAGCCGATGAAGTTATTTCGGATGAGTTTGAAAGCTCAATAGAAATTTTCACAAGAGTGCTCCACAGGTATCTGGTTCCTTCAAGTGAAATCGATTCTCTGGGCTCAACCTTACGCTCCGACCATTACAGGATGCTTCGCAGTCCTGACATTCCCCGGAAAAAGTTCTGCGACCTGGCTCTCGATTTTGCAGATGTGGAAATAAGGAGTATCAGGGTTGGGGAACTTTCCAGGGCGGCAGGAATGACCATTGGAGATCTCAACGTCAGGAAAAAATATGGAGTCTCTATACTTGCAATTTCCAGAAATCATAAACTTATCTCCGAGCTGCAAGCAGAGACCAAAATCCATTCAAGCGATATCCTGCTTGTGATCAGCCCTCCTGAAAAGCTTGATGAAGTTAAAAAGCTTTTTGAAGATCAGGTGGGATAA
- a CDS encoding DUF1538 domain-containing protein, producing MMRDFKETFLEVIQAVLPLTLAVIVIMLVFLGSNLGHLASFLTGTIMVIAGMTFFLMGVKLGMLPMGEAIGSNLPKHGSLIFIAVAAFFLSFLTTVAEPDVRVLSSMIDSVSKDSIDRNILIVSIGVGVGFFVTVSILRIIYGIPIKYLFAISYLLIIFLSFITPAEFRAISFDAGGVTTGPMTVPVIMALGIGTASVLQERSQLSEGFGLIGFASIGPILSLMLLGVLSS from the coding sequence ATGATGAGAGATTTTAAAGAGACTTTTCTTGAAGTTATTCAGGCGGTATTGCCTCTAACACTGGCGGTGATAGTGATCATGCTGGTATTTCTCGGCTCGAACCTGGGACATCTGGCGTCCTTCCTGACCGGGACAATAATGGTCATAGCAGGAATGACTTTTTTTCTTATGGGGGTCAAACTGGGCATGCTGCCAATGGGTGAAGCGATAGGGTCTAATTTGCCAAAGCACGGATCACTGATATTTATTGCAGTTGCAGCATTTTTTCTCTCTTTTCTGACAACTGTTGCGGAACCCGATGTAAGAGTCCTGAGCAGCATGATCGATTCAGTCTCAAAAGACAGCATAGACAGAAATATACTGATAGTATCAATAGGTGTTGGAGTAGGGTTTTTTGTGACCGTTTCCATCCTCAGGATAATTTACGGAATCCCTATAAAATATCTTTTTGCAATAAGCTACCTTCTCATAATCTTTCTGTCCTTTATCACACCGGCGGAGTTCCGTGCTATTTCTTTTGATGCGGGAGGTGTGACCACCGGACCAATGACCGTGCCTGTAATTATGGCACTGGGGATCGGGACAGCTTCGGTACTGCAGGAAAGATCCCAGCTTTCTGAAGGGTTTGGGCTCATTGGTTTTGCCTCTATAGGTCCCATACTCAGCCTGATGCTACTGGGGGTACTGTCTTCATGA
- a CDS encoding DUF1538 domain-containing protein — protein sequence MSGSTEGILSVVVEVSQALIPLVIFFIVFQRLYLKLPRSQLVKLFTGIFFTAIGMILFLYGVYNGFFPIGTEIGEFFGGSDKKSLLIPIGFVLGFLATFAEPAVRVLCYQIEESSSGYISSKLMLYTLSSGVAVFVSIAMAKLVYGIPFLYIIVPGYLLVLVLLWLCDKDFIAIAFDSGGVATGPMAVTFLMSMAVGVASAQEGGNPLVDGFGLIAMIALAPIIFVMLLGVYIRFKGGINNVE from the coding sequence ATGAGTGGAAGTACAGAAGGGATACTGTCTGTAGTTGTCGAAGTAAGTCAGGCACTTATCCCTCTTGTGATATTTTTTATCGTATTCCAGCGCCTGTACCTGAAGCTCCCCAGATCACAGCTGGTTAAGCTCTTTACAGGAATCTTTTTTACTGCAATTGGAATGATCCTGTTTCTATACGGAGTTTATAATGGCTTTTTCCCGATAGGAACGGAAATAGGTGAATTTTTTGGTGGCTCTGATAAAAAGAGCCTGTTAATCCCGATAGGTTTTGTTCTCGGGTTTCTTGCCACCTTCGCAGAACCTGCTGTAAGGGTATTATGCTATCAAATTGAGGAATCTTCCAGCGGTTATATCAGCTCGAAGCTCATGCTCTATACGCTTTCTTCCGGAGTTGCGGTATTTGTATCCATCGCAATGGCAAAACTGGTTTACGGGATTCCTTTCCTTTATATAATAGTTCCAGGATACTTACTTGTCCTTGTTCTGTTATGGTTATGCGACAAGGACTTCATAGCTATTGCATTTGACTCTGGTGGAGTTGCAACAGGCCCTATGGCTGTGACATTTCTCATGTCAATGGCAGTTGGCGTAGCCTCGGCGCAGGAAGGCGGAAATCCCCTTGTAGACGGTTTCGGCCTGATCGCAATGATCGCTCTTGCGCCTATTATCTTTGTTATGCTGCTGGGTGTTTATATACGATTTAAAGGAGGTATAAATAATGTCGAGTGA
- a CDS encoding P-II family nitrogen regulator: MSSEGDFLLVVTIVKKGWGDEVVKASRKAGAQGGTILYGRGTGIHENKSILGLMIEPEKEIVLTITESCIADNILKSITEAVKLDEPGTGVGFIVPLEKVFGITRYFCEMQDRSQKSSGS, from the coding sequence ATGTCGAGTGAAGGAGATTTTCTACTGGTCGTAACTATAGTGAAAAAAGGATGGGGGGATGAAGTGGTCAAAGCTTCCAGAAAAGCTGGTGCTCAGGGTGGGACAATCTTATACGGGCGCGGCACAGGTATACACGAAAATAAGAGTATTCTTGGTCTGATGATAGAACCTGAAAAGGAAATCGTTCTTACCATAACCGAATCATGTATAGCAGACAATATCCTGAAATCCATTACTGAGGCGGTAAAACTCGATGAGCCCGGAACAGGTGTAGGATTTATAGTCCCTCTGGAGAAAGTGTTTGGCATTACCCGTTACTTCTGTGAAATGCAGGACAGATCACAGAAAAGTTCCGGTTCATAA
- a CDS encoding monovalent cation:proton antiporter family protein, which produces MEDYLLANVDVILGFAVVILTIFYRFEFPPILGFLVTGMLIGPYGLGILSGGEIDMTSELGVVFLLFTIGVDLSLNDLWKMKKAIMGGGVLQILFTTTLAFIICTWIGFSSSTSIFIGLLISLSSTAIVLKVFQDKNEVDTPHGKTSLAILIFQDLAIVPLILITPILAGSSISFDGAFSNIFFKGSLIIFVFILSSRFLVPWIFYCVGRTGSKQLFLVSVVFICLSAAVFTSSIGLSLALGAFLAGIVISGSQYSHQAMGNILPLKDMFMSFFFVSIGMLLNISYLLDHLPLLALAAVALIIIKSIAGMLITIILGYPLRTTIITGLALSQVGEFSFVLSKLGLEYSLLSKETYQAFLAVSIITMGVTPFLINASYRPAEFFVKKASDSVYGMKLVRGFCSGSFEWKECVEPEIKDHLIMVGFGFSGKTISKAAKAAGIPYIILETNPDIVKQEKTKGERIQYGDATFGAVQEHAGIRNARVLITGISDSVATRKIVEKAKELNPNIYVIAKVRNLQEMKHLHHLGADEIIPEEYETSVEIFVRLLEKYLVPRENIEKMINDLRANGYRRLRKLSVDQDTDNEFSIKDELPGVEIQVLKVGKGSGFDGKTLAEMEFRKKHGVTVLSVRRGSEMIHTPEGDFLLKAKDACVLLGKPESLLNVRKLFESITGEVRPSFQSGSKIELIPKPDSFPHN; this is translated from the coding sequence ATGGAAGACTATTTGCTGGCAAATGTTGATGTGATTCTCGGCTTTGCAGTCGTAATTCTTACTATATTTTATAGATTTGAATTCCCTCCGATACTGGGCTTTCTTGTAACCGGGATGCTAATAGGGCCTTACGGTCTTGGAATCCTGAGCGGAGGGGAGATAGACATGACTTCCGAACTCGGAGTAGTCTTTCTGTTATTTACGATAGGAGTAGACCTCTCCTTAAATGACCTCTGGAAAATGAAAAAAGCCATAATGGGCGGAGGAGTTCTTCAGATCCTTTTTACAACAACTCTAGCTTTTATTATATGCACATGGATTGGATTCAGTTCTTCCACATCAATTTTTATAGGGCTCCTGATTTCACTTAGCAGTACCGCAATAGTACTCAAAGTTTTTCAGGACAAAAACGAGGTTGATACCCCACACGGAAAAACTTCACTCGCAATTCTGATCTTTCAGGACCTTGCCATAGTCCCTCTTATTCTTATAACTCCAATACTTGCAGGAAGTTCCATAAGTTTTGATGGAGCTTTTTCCAATATTTTCTTTAAAGGCTCACTGATCATCTTTGTTTTTATCCTGAGCTCCAGATTTCTGGTCCCCTGGATATTTTACTGTGTAGGCAGGACAGGCAGCAAACAGTTATTCCTTGTCAGTGTTGTTTTTATATGCTTATCCGCAGCAGTCTTTACATCAAGCATTGGCCTCTCTTTAGCCCTTGGAGCTTTTTTAGCCGGGATAGTCATCTCAGGGTCCCAGTACAGCCACCAGGCGATGGGAAATATCCTGCCTTTGAAAGATATGTTCATGAGCTTTTTCTTTGTGTCCATAGGTATGCTTCTTAACATCAGCTACCTGCTTGATCATCTCCCTCTCCTGGCTCTTGCTGCAGTCGCCCTTATTATTATAAAATCAATTGCAGGAATGCTTATCACCATTATTCTTGGATATCCTCTACGTACAACTATAATTACAGGGCTTGCACTTTCACAGGTGGGAGAGTTCTCATTTGTTCTTTCCAAACTGGGGCTGGAGTATTCCCTCCTGTCGAAGGAGACTTACCAGGCATTTCTGGCAGTTTCAATCATTACCATGGGAGTTACACCCTTTTTGATCAATGCCTCTTACAGGCCTGCTGAGTTCTTTGTCAAAAAGGCTTCAGACTCTGTATATGGCATGAAGCTCGTACGTGGCTTTTGCTCAGGTTCCTTTGAATGGAAAGAATGCGTTGAACCTGAGATAAAAGATCATCTTATAATGGTAGGTTTTGGATTTTCCGGAAAAACGATTTCAAAAGCTGCAAAAGCTGCAGGTATTCCATACATCATCCTGGAAACAAACCCCGATATTGTTAAGCAGGAAAAAACAAAGGGTGAAAGAATACAGTACGGAGATGCAACATTCGGGGCTGTCCAGGAACATGCAGGAATCAGGAACGCAAGAGTGCTCATAACCGGAATATCCGATTCGGTTGCCACAAGAAAAATTGTAGAGAAGGCAAAAGAGTTGAATCCAAATATCTATGTAATTGCAAAGGTTCGGAACCTGCAGGAAATGAAGCACCTCCATCACCTGGGTGCGGATGAAATTATCCCTGAAGAATACGAAACCTCAGTAGAAATATTTGTCCGCCTTCTCGAAAAGTATCTTGTGCCGAGGGAAAATATTGAAAAGATGATAAATGACTTGAGAGCTAACGGTTACAGAAGATTGAGAAAACTGTCAGTCGATCAGGATACAGATAATGAATTCAGCATAAAGGATGAGCTTCCGGGTGTTGAGATCCAGGTTCTTAAAGTGGGGAAAGGGTCAGGTTTTGACGGAAAAACCCTTGCAGAGATGGAATTCAGGAAAAAGCACGGAGTAACAGTACTTTCTGTCCGCAGGGGCTCGGAAATGATTCACACTCCTGAAGGCGATTTCCTTCTCAAAGCAAAAGATGCCTGCGTTCTTCTGGGAAAGCCTGAAAGCCTGCTCAATGTGAGAAAGTTGTTTGAAAGCATCACCGGAGAAGTAAGACCTTCTTTTCAATCCGGGAGTAAAATTGAGCTGATCCCAAAACCGGATTCATTCCCACATAACTAA
- a CDS encoding DUF2178 domain-containing protein translates to MKRKQFRIVSLLIVMMIGAVVGFSASIGNPVLAVGVVLAGMAVMYILKSRLEGVVEDERIYQVSQKASRITLQIVALGFALGGAALIAMRDTYPGYVDLGFFMAYAGCGVLVLYSLFYMYYNREYGG, encoded by the coding sequence ATGAAGCGAAAGCAATTCCGGATAGTTTCTCTCCTGATTGTGATGATGATTGGAGCTGTGGTAGGTTTCTCGGCATCTATAGGAAATCCTGTGCTAGCTGTAGGAGTCGTGCTTGCAGGCATGGCTGTTATGTATATTCTGAAAAGCAGGCTGGAAGGCGTGGTCGAAGATGAAAGGATCTATCAGGTGAGCCAGAAAGCTTCCCGCATTACTCTCCAGATAGTTGCACTGGGCTTTGCCCTTGGAGGTGCAGCCCTCATAGCCATGAGAGATACTTATCCGGGATACGTGGATCTGGGGTTCTTCATGGCTTATGCAGGCTGCGGAGTTCTTGTGCTTTACTCCCTGTTTTATATGTATTATAACAGGGAATACGGTGGCTGA
- a CDS encoding helix-turn-helix transcriptional regulator, with product MKNKIKVYRAMHDLTQENLADRVGVTRQTIHAIEKGKYDPSLDLAFKLARLFNANIEDIFLYEEKGK from the coding sequence ATGAAAAACAAAATTAAAGTTTACAGGGCAATGCACGATCTTACCCAGGAAAACCTTGCTGACAGGGTTGGGGTCACAAGGCAGACAATACATGCCATTGAGAAAGGTAAGTATGACCCTTCCCTCGACCTTGCTTTCAAGCTTGCCCGGCTTTTTAACGCAAATATCGAAGACATCTTTCTCTATGAGGAAAAAGGGAAGTAA